CTGAAATCATCTTTATATGTTATGATTATGATGTCCATGCTTTGTCTGCACCACACTTTGTAGATACGTCACCTCttgagaaaataaacttttttacTGAAGACAAAACTGATATTGCAGTGGTTTATGTGAACTTTCTCAACCTTTTTACCAAGGAGAcccagtgaaaacaaaatgtatgaattaaaaAAGCCTACATTTCACTCAGCTAAAATCACCACTCACCTAACCCAGTTAAAGTGAGACagttttttttgacaaatggtttttaaaccattttttttttaaatgactatTTTACACATGCATTTAGTCATGGGATAGATTGAGTGgatatgaaactgaaacatgattaaaatacactgaatttgAAACTGGGAATTTTGAATTGGTTAAAAGAACACAAGTTTTGTTAAAACGTGTCCCATTCGTGCTACTCTGCTTTTCATTATTTCGTGTTTTTACTTTCCTATTCCTCTCTGCTATTTGTCGCATTTAATGTAAAGCACGACTGTGAATAGTTATTTAACAAATAGTCTTTAACGCTAACAGAAAATAGTAGTGCAACAATGAACCCCAAGTTCGATTTGCCGttgtttttcatcacagaaAGCGAAATCGATCCCTTCATTTTTCCCATCGATGTGTTCTGGGATTGGTTAGCATAGCCTTGAAACCGAAAAAAAATAACTTCCCGTCATCGTCATTCATCTAGCTTGGTCTTGTCAAAATGGCGAGCCTCATGTAGGGGTCGTGTGTAACTACCTGTCACGTTCTCACCACTGTAAGgcaatttattttctgtattgttgGCTATGCTAAAAACAATGCTGCCTTTGCGAACTGCTCTGAAGACGTCCGCTTGTGTTTTGCGTGAAAGCGGCACGCTGTGCTCAGCTCTGTTAGCGACACCTCGGACATGCAGCTCCGCTTTGTTATCAGGACCGAGAGTCGGCTGTGGTAAGTGTACGCGGAGGGAATAACCCGAGAAAGCTGACCAGATGTGGTTAAAGAAAATAGCTGGCTAATTGATTGTAACGTTAAATGTTGACAGCGCCCACTTCTGCCCGTCTGTCCGCAGCTTTGACAGCATCATTAGTTAGCTAACACCAACAGCAGTGGGCAGTGTTGACAGAGTTTGCAGCGGTGGAGAAGAGAATCACAGTCTGCTACATAATAGCTAACACTGTTATGGAAAACGCTAAATAATATCTGAAAATATCACTTTGGctcattaataattaaatatcgTGAGCCTTTTTTCAAACAACTTTGCaacttttagtttttatcaAGGTTTGAACGTACGGTATAACGTCAGTAAACTGAGTAAGTATGTAACGAAATACTCCATCAATAtgataaataatttattagggtttttttttttataaccaaaaataacatttctgcTCTGTATGGAATCCTTGAAAAAGACCAAGAATGATAGCCCACAATTGTAGTACTTTCATTTACACTTGTTGGTTGGAAGTTGattttgtgtacatttacaaAAGTAGGCATAATATGTAGACTAATTTCTACTAATTCTTCCAGTATCACTATAAAGTTGCATTGACACCTCGTGTCTGTCTGGCTACATATACGCTTCTCTTTTTTGAGATGACTGTGTCAGCGAAGTAACTTCAGATGATTTCCTTCTTATTCACTTCTTACAAGGCTACATCACTGTGATAACTTATGCTGCACACCTGACCTGCTCCGCGTGAGATAAGAGAGATCAAAacttacaaagaaaaaacatctaCGTGCCAatatatctgtggagattctcagtcatccaggtcatattcactcaaagagttaaagcagggcgtctggacttgtgaagatttgggTTGAAGAGGTTTCGCTGCTAAACCACAACTTGATGTTTGTGTAGTTGTGTAGTAGTGTCGTGTGCGTGTGCGGGCAACCATGTTATCCAGATTACCCAGATATGTTCTTCAGAACATGCATCTTAAATTTGCAGAGTTTGTGCATCATCATCCCGCATTCCCACGTGACATCTGAAAAGCAGTACGAATAACAGTATTCAGTAGTAGTATTtagtagtaacagtaataataggGTTATGCCGGGACCTGCATTTTTTGACACTGCATGCCCAAAACTTCCTCTGTCACCCTCGCAACTTCTCAAGAGTTGACATTGAGCGATTACGTGTCACTGGCAACAACACGAATGGCTGAGGTGCTGTAGGTGCGCAGACATCATTCATTCAAGTTGAATAGGTTGGGACTCCATAAATGGTCTCTTTTATGTTCAATCAAAGTAATTGTTTCAGTATACGTACATCAAGTTTTAATGTTATACTCATAGAGGTCATCTGAAGGCTTAAATTTAACTTAAAACTGTACAAGAACCCTGACTTCACAAATAGATGCGGTGTAAGTGCAGATTCGTCACTTTAACAACACGTAAAAGACATTAAGCAGCGATGCCATCTTCGTTTTTCTTTTGAGTATAAAGCTGATGAAAGCATTTCTTGCTTCTTATTACAAGATTCTTGACATTCAAACCGGCTTTGTGGCATTCACAACATGCATTTTTGTAGAAACTGTCACAGATGTCTTGACTCATTTCTGTTGTGACTTTAGCATGACGTGAAATTTCCATATGCTTCACTTTCAGTAATGACTGGCGACCACTGACCTGCTGAGCCAGTTTGCTATGTGTCCAGCAAATGCCAGTCACAGCTGCGATAGCTGCCGTCCCTTTTTTGTCAGTTATTTCCACCATCCTGtccactcacattcacacattctttTCCACTCTCTCCTCAGTTGCAGGAAGCTTTGCTGTTCCACCAATAAGACATTATGCTCGggctgcaaagaaaatgaagaccGGTATGTAACGAGGCTGCACTgtcatgttttgacatttttttaaatttaggttttcattcaaatgttttttttttctcttccaggCTATGAAGGCCAGCTCAGTGATCTTCAACCAGCAATGCTGAAGCTGGATTATACAGCTGTACCCCTCGCTCAAACgtaaacacacatactgtgtacACCATAAGTTACATTAAAAGAGTAAAAGACACATCTTACATTCTGTATTCATTATAAAGTTGTAATCACGTATTTATTAGATAAGTCATCTACGCTCCTAACACTTGGGTATTTTTTGTCAATAGGACTGACGATGTTGTCAAAAGACTTCTTTCGCTGGAGTTAGCGAGTCATGTGAGTTCTCGTGTCTTCACTGGTTCACTTTTTCCCCCCCGAATATTTTTGATGATGACGACTTTGTTTCTTGAAATGTACACTGACATGCCTCTGGGAGAATGTCTCTTCATAATCAGGTAGTTTAACAGTCTGTGTTCATGTCTTCAGACTGAAAAGTTACAGCTGAAAAAGGAACAGCTGATTGCAAAAGTCCAAAAGGACAAGAATGACCGCAGCTCAGTGGAAGTCAAGGGTGAGTTGTCTCCCTTCAATGGTGCAAAAAGCATTTCCACTAAAATCCAAAGATACATAGCATAGATAGCATTTTAACTGTATGATGAGTCAATCCcccttttaatgttttctttcagtggCTGTTTTGACTGCAAGAATCCGAAACTACCAGGAGCACTTGCAAAATCATAACAAGGTGAGTGAACAGAGCAGAATAGACAtcatttttgcttcatttttctcCCCCACAAGCTGCCTCACTGTTCTCTGGACAGgtttaatttaaaaatcttAGATGACATATCATATCATGGGACAGTTGACTTGCAACACTCAACCTTTCGCGTATGAATACGTCTCTCCGCATTTCCCTTCTGCCTCCTCTGGTGTGAGGCATGCGTGTGCTACAGGATATCCTGTGTACTCACCCACATGAAATAAGAACATGCGTAGCACAGTCATGGTCGGAAATTTCCATATTACATCATACATCGAACATTTTAGCTGTAATTGGCATAGATAAGGCTGAACACAGATGCTGttgaactgtttgtttgttgcactTGCAATTAATCATCTCCTCATAAGCCGTGTAGTGCATAAACCGGGTTTCA
This sequence is a window from Scatophagus argus isolate fScaArg1 chromosome 9, fScaArg1.pri, whole genome shotgun sequence. Protein-coding genes within it:
- the mrps15 gene encoding 28S ribosomal protein S15, mitochondrial codes for the protein MLKTMLPLRTALKTSACVLRESGTLCSALLATPRTCSSALLSGPRVGCVAGSFAVPPIRHYARAAKKMKTGYEGQLSDLQPAMLKLDYTAVPLAQTTDDVVKRLLSLELASHTEKLQLKKEQLIAKVQKDKNDRSSVEVKVAVLTARIRNYQEHLQNHNKDKANKRRMLMAIDQRKKILKRLRLVNYDSFEKVCEQLGIKYTFPPEYHRRLTRRWQVKKAFCIRVFKEVQKLKAEQRLNTKQSLASTDAEAAKRGTALSQ